The Bactrocera dorsalis isolate Fly_Bdor chromosome 2, ASM2337382v1, whole genome shotgun sequence region AACAATGGTGGATACATTAAAAGTTTACTCATTTTAATGCGTGGCGTATTTTAACCGTTTTTATTTAAGGCTTGTCGCGGGACACGCATAGAGCAGCCAGTGTTGATAACTTCACGAGCCCTTTTTCAGGCAGCGGTATTCCCAAGCTCCGCAACGGTCGACCGAACCATGTATGCCATACCAACAACAGCTGATATTCTGGTTATGTACTCCACATTTGAAGGTAAATCACCAAACCGTATATAAACTCTATTGTTAAGGCCTTTAGCTGAGTTGAGTATGCGCTTACTCTACTtatctctttctctctttcccactaacttaatattatatatcctAACATTTGTGTAATAAGTAACTTGCTCTTTAAGAACTGGTGCCTACTCTTTAATGTCTGTATTTCTTCTGCAGATTACTACTCGTTTCGTAATAGCGTAAGCGGCTCCTGGTTCATACAGAGCCTTTGCAGTATTCTGAATGAGGCAGCACAGAGCAAGGAAGCACAAACCGTTGGAGTCGAATTGCTGCGACTACTCACCGCCGTTAATCGCAAAGTGGCGTACGAATATCAATCCTACAGCGACAATGAATCGATTAATGAAAAGAAGGAAATGCCGAATTTCATGTCGACACTCACCAAAACATTCTACCTGCGAGTCAAGCCGAAAAATGCCGACGCTAAGATCGACGATCTACCAGATGACGAAGTGGAGAACGACTTTGAGGAAAAAATACATCGGATTTTCAATACGAATGCAGATTTTTCTGCACTACCAATCAGTCCGCAGTATTATATTTAAACGCAAGCATTCCCGAGGAAAgcatcattattattatttactgttctttttggcatttacGGTTTTGTGCTTCGTATTTCTGTCAAGACTTCATATGTTTTCCTAATTATaagtttttgaataataaagATCTATGTATACATCATGAGAACTGGTAAACTTTATTATAGAACTATATGTCGGACAAATCCAGCCGCTGTATaggatacatttttttcaaaacagttttccCTTTCTCTTTATATAGCCATCTCTCTTAAATACTTGTGAGAGTGCGAACACCCACTAACGATTTTCTAACTACTCTCTATCTAACTGCGCCACCGATAAGAATTCTTCCGATAAGATAAAAACGCGTTCATCCAATTGCTAATATTTCAACCGAATTTAGTCCAGCAGTGCAACGAAACTCCATTGCTCACACTCTAAGCTCAGTGCGAGTCGGTTAAACGTAGTATTTAGTGCAACAATATCAAAATAGGTAACTGTAATCCATATAAAACGAGCCGCAGAAACGAAGACGACAACGACAACATGTCTGATGAGACTGATTTTGATCTTTTCTCCGGCAAGAAATCTAAAGCCAAACATGACAAGGCCGAC contains the following coding sequences:
- the LOC105225809 gene encoding caspase-3; this encodes MDERDISFFGSKKKDKSKSSQKLEAEPKNSKASQNDKIISRPTTEVDYRTDNLHIGLAIVLNHKNIKGQRPRNGAEKDCKDITASLENYGFQVRVYNDLKKKKISTLLNSVAAEDHSQYDCFVVVVMSHGDKGRVCAADDFYSTEELWEPLLGDKCPTLLGKPKLFFIQACRGTRIEQPVLITSRALFQAAVFPSSATVDRTMYAIPTTADILVMYSTFEDYYSFRNSVSGSWFIQSLCSILNEAAQSKEAQTVGVELLRLLTAVNRKVAYEYQSYSDNESINEKKEMPNFMSTLTKTFYLRVKPKNADAKIDDLPDDEVENDFEEKIHRIFNTNADFSALPISPQYYI